The genomic stretch GTGCAGACCACGCCACTCATCCTCATCGCTTGGGCCGCGTTCGGCGCGGCCTTCGGGAGCTTCGGCAACGTCGTGGTCTGGCGCTTCCCCCGCGGTGAGAGCCTGAACGCGCCCGCGTCGAGCTGTCCTGTGTGCGGCCACCCGATCCGCTGGTACGACAACGTGCCGATCGTCTCGTGGGTCGCTCTCGGCGCGCGCTGCCGTGACTGCGGCACGCGCATCAGCGTGCGCTACCCCGTGGTCGAGGCGCTCTCGGCGGCAGCGTTCGTCGCGGCTGCCGTGCGGTTCGCGGGGCGTCCGGCCACGGCGGTCGTCGCGGCGGCGTTCCTGTGGACGTTGCTGGTGCTGTCCTTCATCGATCTGGACACCATGCGGCTTCCGAACGGGATCGTCGGCGCGCTCGCCGGCGCGGGCGCGGCGGGCGCGCTGGCGTCGCAGGTGACCGGCGTCGAGATCGTCCCGATCGGCTGGCACGGCACCGGCGCTCTCGGCGGCCCGGTCGCAGCGGCGCTCCTCGGAGCGACGCTGGGCGCGGGGCCGGCGTGGGCGATCGGGTGGGCGTATGAGGCGGTCCGCAAGCGCGAGGGTCTCGGCTTCGGCGACGTGAAACTGCTCGCTGCGATGGGCGTGTTCCTCGGACCCTACGTGGCGGTCGCCTTCGTCGCGGGAACCGTGCTCGCGCTGGCCGGCCGGCTGTTCGGCGCTGCGGCGGGGAAGCGCGCGCTCGCGGAGCGGGCGCCGTTCGGTCCGTACCTGGCCGCGGGCGGGGCCGTCGCGGCGCTCGCAGGGCCTGAACTGGTCGGATGGTACTTCCGCGCGGTCGGGATGGCGTGATGCGCGCGGGCCGGCAGTGCCGTACGTCACTGAGCATCACCAACGGCTCAAGTGCGCCGAGTGCGTTGCCGATACGGGAAACGAGGTAGTATGCGCTGCCGGGCGCAGTACGGAGCGAGGTGGCCGGCCATGAGGCTTGCATCGATGCATCGCGACGACGGAATGAACGTGTTCGAGGTCGTCTTCGCGGCCTTCATCATGTTCGTCGTGCTGACGGGCGTGCTCGGCCTCGTCGCGACGTCGACCAACATGGGCATCGACGCCAAGCAGCGCAACCTCATCAGCAACACGATCGCGTCGCGCATGGAGTACGTGCGCGGCCTGCCGTTCAGCCAAGTGGCGATCGCGACATCCGGTGGCTCCGGGGTCCTGCCGTCGAGCGAGACGTTCACCGCGAACGGCATCTCCGTCACCGTGAGCTACCAGGTCCAGGAGCGCTCCTCCGTCACGAAGGAACTGCGCGTCACCGCGGTCGCGACCGTGCCCGGGCGCACTCCCGTCACCACCACGGCGTACTCGATCATCCGGGACCGCGATCAGGACCTCACCCAGTTCACCGGCATCGCGATGGGGCCGGACCTCGTGTGGACCGCCACGACGCCGGACGACGGCTCCGTGGTCTACAGCAACCTGGTGTGGAACTCGGGCGGCTCGCCGACGCCGCTGGAGCTTGGCGCCGAGGCGGAATCGCAGGACAGCGATCAGGACATCCGCCGCATGGAGATGTACATGATCGGCTCGGCGACCGAGCTGGTGTACCTCGCGGACGCGACGGTGCTGGGCGCCGACACCGCCGAGTGGGAATGGTCTGTCGGCCAGTCGAGCGCGAGCGTGTCGTTCCGGTGGCACACAGGGCAGGTCATGATGGTGGACGGGGAGGTCACCGAGGTGGTCGACGACGGCTGGCAGACCGTGCGCTGCCGCGCATGGGACAGCGAGGGCAACTCGCGCGCCGTCGACCGCACCTTCTACGTCGACAACGATCCGCCGGGCGACTCCGGCGTGCCGACCGCGACCGTCTCGACCGACGCGCTGGTGACCGCACAGTGGGGCCCCGGCTCGGAGGCGACGATGTACGACGTCACCCAGTACCGGCAGAAGCCGGCCGGGTATGGCTCGTACACCGACCCGTCGTCGTGGGATTCGAGCCCGACGGTGACCATCTCAGGCCTGCTGACCGACCTGGGGACGTACCGGTTCAGCCGCTACGTCGTCACCGCGCTGGCGCGCAGCCCGCGCTTGAACGCCGCGAACGCCGTGCCCTCCGCGCCGTACGTGACGCGTCCGCTCGGCGGCGGCACCTCGGCGATCATCACCGCGAAGGCGCCAGCCGCGATCGCGACGCTCACCGTCTCACCGCCGACGTTCCCGTGCACCGGATGGACGACGTACTCGTTCTCCTATCGCTCAGGCACCGCCGGCGCGTGGACGTGGATCGGCAACAGGGTCGTCGCCGGCTCTTCGCCGGCGACGTTCACGACCGGCTCGATCGCGCTCACCAAGGTCACCGGCCAGTGGCAGCCGCTGTACTACCGCTACCACGTGTACTACACGCCGGCCGGGTATGCCGGCGGCACAGCGGCGGGCGTCGGGTCGGACGTGTTCGGACCGACGCCGACGAGCGTGGGCGCGACCGCGACGCTCGTGCACGCGGAGTGGTAGATGGACCGCTGGCGCGATGACTCCGGCTTCACGCTGACCGAGCTGATCGTGGCGCTCGGGCTGCTCCTCATCGTCTTGGGGATGGCGTATCTGGGCCTGCAGGTGGTCTACAAGAGCAGTCAGGTCTCCGAGATCCAGTCCGTCCAGGCACGCGAGATCGGCGCGACGCTCACCTTCCTCGAGGAGATCGCGTCGCAGAACCTGTCAATCGAGGCCCCGACCGCGTACTCCGTGCAGTTCCTGACCGACCGCAACAACGACGACATC from Actinomycetota bacterium encodes the following:
- a CDS encoding prepilin peptidase yields the protein MQTTPLILIAWAAFGAAFGSFGNVVVWRFPRGESLNAPASSCPVCGHPIRWYDNVPIVSWVALGARCRDCGTRISVRYPVVEALSAAAFVAAAVRFAGRPATAVVAAAFLWTLLVLSFIDLDTMRLPNGIVGALAGAGAAGALASQVTGVEIVPIGWHGTGALGGPVAAALLGATLGAGPAWAIGWAYEAVRKREGLGFGDVKLLAAMGVFLGPYVAVAFVAGTVLALAGRLFGAAAGKRALAERAPFGPYLAAGGAVAALAGPELVGWYFRAVGMA